A genomic window from Leptolyngbya sp. BL0902 includes:
- the egtB gene encoding ergothioneine biosynthesis protein EgtB yields the protein MILSSTEVPRLGRAPGPDLEGAYAAVRQLSETLCQPLVIEDYGVQSMADVSPPKWHLAHITWFFETFLLRPYLADYEVFHPGYGYLFNSYYEAVGSRHPRPQRGLISRPTVAEVYQYRAYVDEAMDRLIRQRGEEPDIAALITLGLHHEQQHQELLLTDLKYNLAVNPLHPAYREDLVQADQTAPALDFVDFAGGLYDIGHQTSGQTFDQFAFDNEGPRHRVYLNDFALANRPVTNGEYLEFIADGGYQTAQYWLSEGWATVQRDGWQAPLYWQKQGADWWVMTLGGLRPLNVNEPVTHISYFEADAYAQWRGYRLPTEAEWEVAAATVPTQGNLLMSDALHPQPAQGDGPIYQLYGDTWEWTQSAYLPYPGFRVAPGAVGEYNGKFMCNQMVLRGGSCVTPPGHIRPSYRNFFPPSARWQFSGIRLAR from the coding sequence ATGATTCTCTCCTCCACTGAGGTTCCTCGCCTAGGCCGCGCCCCAGGGCCAGACCTTGAGGGTGCCTATGCTGCCGTCCGTCAACTCAGCGAAACCCTCTGTCAGCCCCTAGTGATTGAAGACTATGGGGTACAGAGCATGGCCGACGTGAGCCCGCCCAAGTGGCACCTGGCCCACATCACCTGGTTCTTTGAAACCTTTTTGTTACGGCCCTACTTAGCCGATTACGAGGTCTTCCACCCCGGCTATGGCTACCTGTTCAACTCCTACTACGAAGCGGTGGGTAGCCGTCATCCTCGGCCCCAGCGGGGGCTGATTTCCCGACCCACGGTGGCTGAGGTGTACCAATACCGGGCCTACGTGGATGAGGCTATGGATCGCCTGATTCGCCAGCGGGGAGAAGAACCGGACATCGCCGCCCTAATCACCCTCGGCCTACACCACGAACAGCAGCACCAGGAACTCCTGCTGACTGACCTGAAATACAACCTGGCGGTGAACCCCCTCCATCCTGCCTATCGAGAGGACTTGGTGCAGGCTGACCAGACGGCTCCAGCCTTGGATTTTGTGGACTTCGCAGGCGGACTGTATGACATCGGCCATCAAACCTCTGGCCAAACCTTCGACCAGTTTGCCTTTGATAACGAAGGCCCCCGCCATCGGGTTTACCTGAATGACTTTGCCCTGGCCAACCGTCCCGTCACCAATGGCGAATACCTAGAATTTATCGCCGATGGCGGCTACCAAACCGCACAATACTGGCTTTCTGAAGGCTGGGCCACGGTGCAGCGGGACGGCTGGCAAGCGCCCCTCTACTGGCAAAAACAAGGGGCCGACTGGTGGGTGATGACCCTCGGTGGCCTGCGTCCCCTGAATGTCAACGAACCCGTCACCCACATCAGCTACTTCGAGGCCGACGCCTATGCCCAGTGGCGGGGCTACCGTCTACCCACCGAAGCCGAATGGGAAGTGGCCGCTGCCACCGTCCCCACTCAGGGTAATTTGCTGATGAGCGATGCCCTCCACCCCCAGCCCGCCCAGGGCGATGGCCCAATTTACCAACTCTATGGCGACACCTGGGAATGGACGCAAAGCGCCTACCTGCCCTATCCCGGCTTTCGGGTGGCTCCTGGTGCGGTGGGCGAGTACAACGGCAAATTTATGTGCAACCAAATGGTGCTGCGCGGCGGATCCTGCGTCACGCCCCCCGGCCACATTCGGCCCAGCTACCGTAACTTTTTCCCGCCTAGTGCTCGCTGGCAGTTTAGCGGTATTCGTCTAGCGCGTTAG
- a CDS encoding S41 family peptidase — protein sequence MLVLPQKLPTVSLRALLLAPLAAVALGGVSLAPATASTSEALRLPTQSRSVAVGSDLQESPKAVLDQAWQIVNREYVDTSFNQTDWLATRQRLLSQDYTSREAAYSALRAALRQLNDPYTRFLSPAEYSDLTDQTAGEISGIGVQVQRQENRVVITAITPGSPAEQAGLMVGDHVVMVDGQSTANLTAEGVSQRLRGAENSQVTVSIGRNGGNPRSIIVTRARMEMPAVEYANRTVGGRSIGYIRLIEFNAHAAPQMERAILALTAEGVEGFVLDLRGNPGGLLLASIDIGRMWLQHGPIVRTVYRDGTTESLSANRTALTQLPLTVLVDRRSASSSEILTGALQDNRRAAVVGTPTFGKALVQTLHGLSDGSGLTVTVAHYFTPNGTDISRKGITPDVVVELNDRQRSELFSNPNRLGTDADLQFVRATEALEQAIIARQGTQGPRQLGRIEPTEP from the coding sequence ATGCTGGTATTGCCCCAAAAGTTGCCCACCGTTTCCCTGCGTGCGCTCCTCCTCGCCCCTCTGGCGGCAGTTGCCCTAGGAGGGGTAAGCCTAGCGCCCGCAACGGCCTCCACCAGTGAAGCCCTTCGTTTGCCGACCCAGTCCCGCAGTGTCGCCGTTGGTTCTGACCTGCAAGAGAGCCCCAAGGCGGTGTTGGATCAGGCTTGGCAGATTGTTAATCGAGAATACGTCGATACCAGCTTCAACCAAACGGACTGGCTAGCCACTCGCCAGCGCCTGCTCAGCCAAGACTACACCTCCCGCGAAGCCGCCTATAGTGCTCTGCGGGCCGCTCTGCGCCAGTTAAACGATCCCTACACTCGGTTTCTCTCGCCCGCCGAATATTCTGACCTCACCGACCAAACTGCCGGGGAGATATCCGGTATTGGGGTGCAGGTGCAGCGCCAGGAGAATCGCGTGGTCATCACCGCCATCACCCCCGGATCTCCCGCCGAACAGGCTGGGTTGATGGTGGGCGATCACGTTGTCATGGTGGATGGCCAAAGCACCGCCAACCTCACGGCGGAAGGGGTAAGTCAACGGCTCCGGGGGGCGGAAAATTCCCAAGTGACCGTGAGTATTGGGCGCAATGGCGGCAATCCTCGCAGCATCATTGTGACCCGCGCCCGGATGGAAATGCCCGCCGTGGAATACGCTAACCGCACCGTGGGCGGGCGATCCATCGGCTATATCCGGCTGATCGAGTTCAACGCCCATGCCGCCCCTCAAATGGAGCGAGCGATTCTGGCCCTCACCGCAGAGGGCGTAGAGGGGTTTGTGCTCGATTTGCGCGGCAATCCCGGCGGCTTGCTGTTGGCCAGCATTGACATTGGCCGTATGTGGCTCCAGCACGGCCCCATTGTTCGCACTGTCTACCGTGATGGCACCACAGAATCTCTCTCCGCTAACCGCACGGCCCTCACCCAACTGCCCCTGACGGTGCTGGTAGATCGCCGTTCTGCGAGTTCTAGCGAAATCCTCACCGGAGCCCTGCAAGACAATCGCCGCGCCGCCGTCGTTGGTACCCCCACCTTCGGCAAGGCCCTGGTGCAAACCTTGCACGGCCTGTCCGATGGTTCGGGCCTCACCGTCACCGTGGCCCACTACTTCACTCCCAACGGCACCGACATCAGCCGTAAGGGCATTACCCCCGATGTGGTAGTGGAACTGAATGACCGTCAGCGCAGCGAGTTATTCAGCAACCCCAATCGCCTAGGCACCGATGCCGATCTCCAGTTTGTGCGTGCTACCGAGGCGCTGGAACAGGCCATCATCGCTCGCCAAGGCACCCAGGGGCCACGGCAACTGGGCCGCATTGAGCCTACGGAGCCGTAG
- a CDS encoding prolyl oligopeptidase family serine peptidase — protein MPAPAQSLAYPASPRQAQVDVYHGVEVADPYRWLEDTQSAETQAWIEAQNQLTFGYLAQLPGRDALNQRLTKLWNYERYGTPFNRGGRYFYFKNDGLQNQSVLYTLPSLDAEPRVLLDPNTLSEDGIVALSGMAVSENGAYLAYGLSASGSDWVEWRVRDIATGEDTNDLLKWVKFSGASWSHDHQGFFYSRYDEPDPANLHEAVNYYQKLYYHRLGTPQSEDVLIYERPDQKEWGFSGGVTEDGRYLVISVWRGTDPNNLVFYKDLANPDSPVIELISEFESNYSFVANEGTRFWFRTDCQAPKGRLIAIDLTQPDPNHWQEVIPEGEDTLEGVSLLNHQFVVDYLKDAYTKIQIYALDGAWVRDVELPGIGSAGGFDGKREDTETFYSFTSFTVPNTIYRYDMTTGESTLYRTSQVDFDPAAYETRQVFYPSADGTRIPMFITHKRGLELNGQNPTLLYGYGGFNVSLTPAFSVSNLVWMEMGGVYAVPNLRGGGEYGEDWHQAGIKLNKQNVFDDFIAAAQWLIDQGYTTSAKLGIMGGSNGGLLVGACMTQRPDLFAVALPAVGVLDMLRFNQFTIGWAWESDYGSPQNEAEFRALYAYSPLHNLQPGTAYPATLITTADHDDRVVPAHSFKFAAALQYAQGGEDPVLIRIDTKAGHGAGKPTAKVIEEAADKWAFVAYHLGLETDLTDGVKNGISS, from the coding sequence ATGCCTGCACCTGCCCAATCCCTTGCCTACCCCGCCAGCCCCCGCCAAGCCCAGGTGGATGTGTACCACGGCGTTGAGGTGGCCGATCCCTACCGCTGGCTAGAGGACACACAATCCGCCGAGACCCAAGCCTGGATTGAGGCCCAGAATCAGCTCACCTTTGGCTATTTAGCCCAACTGCCGGGACGGGATGCCCTCAACCAGCGGCTCACAAAATTATGGAATTACGAGCGCTACGGTACACCGTTTAATCGGGGTGGACGGTACTTTTACTTCAAAAATGACGGCCTGCAAAACCAAAGCGTCCTTTATACCCTGCCCAGTTTGGACGCTGAACCGAGGGTGCTGTTAGACCCGAATACTCTGTCCGAAGATGGCATTGTAGCCCTCAGCGGCATGGCGGTCAGCGAAAATGGGGCGTACCTGGCCTACGGGCTCTCCGCCAGCGGGTCAGACTGGGTGGAATGGCGGGTGCGAGACATTGCCACCGGGGAGGACACCAACGACCTGCTGAAGTGGGTGAAGTTCTCTGGAGCCTCCTGGAGCCACGACCACCAGGGATTTTTCTATAGCCGCTACGACGAACCCGACCCCGCCAATCTCCACGAGGCCGTTAACTACTACCAAAAGCTCTACTACCACCGCCTTGGCACCCCCCAAAGCGAAGATGTGCTGATCTACGAACGGCCCGACCAAAAGGAATGGGGCTTCAGCGGCGGCGTCACCGAAGACGGGCGCTACCTGGTAATTTCTGTGTGGCGCGGCACCGATCCGAACAACCTGGTGTTCTACAAGGATTTGGCCAATCCCGACAGTCCGGTGATCGAACTGATTTCCGAATTTGAGTCCAACTACAGCTTCGTGGCCAATGAGGGCACTCGCTTCTGGTTCCGCACCGATTGCCAAGCCCCCAAGGGACGCCTGATTGCCATCGACCTCACCCAGCCCGACCCCAACCACTGGCAGGAGGTGATCCCCGAAGGCGAGGACACCCTAGAGGGGGTGAGTCTGCTGAACCATCAGTTTGTGGTGGATTACCTCAAGGACGCCTACACCAAAATCCAGATTTACGCCCTAGACGGAGCCTGGGTGCGGGATGTGGAACTGCCGGGAATTGGCTCGGCGGGCGGCTTTGACGGCAAACGCGAAGACACCGAAACCTTCTACAGCTTCACCAGCTTCACGGTGCCCAACACCATCTACCGCTACGACATGACTACCGGGGAAAGCACCCTCTACCGCACTTCCCAGGTGGATTTTGACCCCGCTGCCTACGAAACCCGCCAGGTGTTCTACCCCAGCGCCGACGGCACCCGCATCCCCATGTTCATCACCCACAAACGGGGGCTGGAGCTAAACGGCCAAAACCCCACCCTACTCTACGGCTACGGCGGCTTTAACGTGTCCCTCACCCCGGCCTTTTCCGTCAGCAATTTGGTGTGGATGGAGATGGGCGGCGTCTATGCGGTGCCTAACCTGCGCGGCGGCGGTGAGTATGGCGAAGACTGGCACCAGGCCGGAATCAAGCTCAACAAACAAAACGTGTTTGACGACTTCATCGCCGCTGCCCAATGGCTGATCGACCAGGGCTATACCACCTCCGCCAAACTTGGCATCATGGGCGGCAGCAACGGCGGCTTGCTCGTCGGAGCCTGCATGACCCAACGGCCCGACCTCTTCGCCGTGGCCCTGCCTGCCGTGGGGGTGCTGGATATGCTGCGGTTTAACCAGTTCACCATCGGCTGGGCCTGGGAATCAGACTATGGATCGCCCCAAAATGAAGCAGAATTCCGCGCCCTCTACGCCTATTCGCCCCTGCACAACCTGCAACCGGGCACCGCCTACCCCGCCACCCTGATCACCACTGCCGACCACGATGATCGGGTCGTCCCCGCCCACAGCTTCAAGTTCGCCGCCGCCCTACAGTACGCCCAGGGTGGCGAGGATCCGGTACTCATCCGCATCGACACCAAAGCAGGTCACGGAGCCGGAAAACCCACCGCCAAAGTGATTGAAGAAGCCGCCGATAAATGGGCTTTCGTGGCCTATCACCTAGGTCTTGAGACTGACCTCACCGATGGGGTAAAAAACGGTATCAGCTCGTGA
- a CDS encoding site-2 protease family protein, which translates to MNGNLRVGNLFGIPFYVNGSWFLVLLLVTWQYGSGLAAAFPALGGALPWVLGLGSALMLFASVLAHELGHSFAAKQQGIGVNSITLFLFGGLAALEKESETPKGAFQVAIAGPLVSFALFGLFSVAGLALPLSGPIAGIVGLLAYINLALGAFNLIPGLPLDGGNVLKSLVWKITGQPHKGLVFASRVGQLLGWTAIILGGASVLGLSSLGSFWALLIGLFLLQNANRTAQFGAVQGRLTGLTAADAVAQDSPITAANVSLREFAENALLAAPSAWRKFLVADETGLLVGTVLVDALKQVPRDQWDTTTVSAIMEPAGDILTVGAEQPLMEVVKTLETRNINALAVIDNDGSLAGLLEKRSIQALLQSPQVA; encoded by the coding sequence ATGAACGGCAACTTACGAGTAGGGAATCTATTTGGTATTCCCTTTTATGTGAATGGGTCTTGGTTTTTGGTGCTGCTGCTGGTGACGTGGCAGTACGGCAGCGGACTGGCGGCGGCGTTTCCGGCGTTGGGTGGGGCATTGCCCTGGGTGCTGGGGCTGGGCTCGGCGCTGATGTTGTTTGCCTCGGTGCTGGCCCACGAACTGGGTCATAGCTTTGCCGCAAAACAGCAGGGCATCGGGGTCAACTCAATCACGCTGTTTTTGTTTGGCGGGTTGGCGGCCCTAGAAAAAGAATCCGAGACCCCCAAAGGCGCATTTCAGGTAGCCATCGCTGGCCCCCTAGTGAGCTTTGCCCTGTTTGGCCTGTTCTCGGTGGCGGGTTTGGCGTTGCCCCTCTCTGGCCCAATTGCCGGAATCGTTGGACTTTTGGCCTATATCAACCTGGCACTGGGAGCCTTTAACCTGATTCCTGGTCTGCCGCTGGATGGCGGTAATGTACTGAAGTCGCTGGTGTGGAAGATTACGGGACAGCCCCACAAGGGTTTGGTGTTTGCCAGCCGCGTGGGTCAACTGCTGGGCTGGACGGCGATCATCCTGGGTGGAGCGTCTGTTTTGGGGCTTAGCTCTTTGGGCAGTTTTTGGGCGCTACTGATTGGCCTGTTCCTGCTGCAAAATGCCAACCGTACCGCCCAGTTTGGCGCAGTGCAAGGTCGTCTCACGGGCCTTACTGCCGCCGATGCTGTGGCGCAAGATAGCCCCATTACCGCAGCGAACGTTTCCCTGCGAGAGTTTGCCGAAAACGCCCTTTTGGCTGCGCCTTCGGCCTGGCGTAAGTTCCTAGTGGCCGACGAAACGGGGCTGCTGGTAGGGACGGTACTGGTAGACGCCCTGAAGCAGGTGCCCCGCGACCAGTGGGATACCACCACCGTGTCCGCCATCATGGAACCAGCGGGAGACATTCTGACGGTGGGGGCCGAGCAACCGCTGATGGAGGTGGTGAAGACCCTGGAAACCCGCAATATCAACGCTCTGGCGGTGATTGATAACGATGGATCCCTAGCGGGTCTGCTAGAAAAGCGCTCGATTCAGGCGTTGCTGCAATCGCCCCAGGTGGCTTAG
- a CDS encoding transglutaminase-like domain-containing protein has product MLDFISAAPASATASDSSAFASHLLQPIGVKAVYGLALRGEDLLAVDPFRGYLLKIDPKTGDAAILNPRHAAEFDQATGIAHWEGRVWIAKGHSIYVTALDAINLTPVLTLPYTADGVAVWENTLYVSCKKAGYIYVYNRDSGQRITQFPAPGIGVQNISVWGDYLWACDQTEQTVYCLDRATGELVVKMLTPFPTPTGIAVPPHTQPEQGTLWVSYTNEEPYVRDDPNSELPFELTFRDTTLIHPLTYRWDKAKNYCRTNGFLVEMTYVEEIDALEDAAALQNVEWRMAFPTHTDRQTLRTIEPVGLPYEEDLQNGERVASFKFPTLDPHERHIFGWRALVEVYGIKYQLTPRQVEAAPPLPTEFGPRYLIDDDELAMDSPLIQAAARDSIGRETNLLRQVLSIRNYVYDKLSYAVTPAIDTPDVVLERGRGSCGEYVGLLLALMRLNGIACRTVGRYKCPAQADKPGIYLEPDFNHVWIEFYIPGTGWLPMESNPDDIQDGGPYPTRFFMGLPWWHVEMGKGIPFEKLIRPEGSPDTKLGDLAVNHMRFRILGELQP; this is encoded by the coding sequence ATGCTTGACTTCATTTCTGCTGCCCCTGCCTCTGCAACTGCATCGGATTCCTCCGCCTTTGCCTCCCATTTGCTCCAGCCGATTGGGGTGAAGGCGGTCTATGGCTTGGCCCTGCGGGGAGAAGATTTGCTAGCGGTCGATCCCTTTCGGGGCTATTTGCTCAAGATTGACCCCAAGACGGGGGATGCCGCTATCCTCAACCCGCGCCACGCCGCCGAGTTTGACCAGGCCACCGGAATTGCCCACTGGGAAGGGCGAGTGTGGATCGCCAAGGGCCACAGCATCTACGTCACCGCCCTCGATGCCATTAACCTCACCCCCGTCCTCACCTTGCCCTACACCGCCGATGGCGTGGCGGTGTGGGAAAACACCCTCTACGTGAGCTGCAAAAAGGCGGGCTACATCTACGTCTACAACCGCGATTCGGGCCAGCGCATCACCCAGTTCCCGGCACCGGGCATTGGGGTACAAAATATCTCGGTCTGGGGCGATTACCTCTGGGCCTGCGACCAAACCGAGCAGACCGTCTACTGCCTCGACCGCGCCACCGGGGAACTGGTGGTCAAAATGCTTACCCCCTTCCCCACACCCACGGGGATTGCCGTACCGCCCCACACCCAGCCGGAGCAGGGCACCCTCTGGGTTTCCTACACCAACGAAGAACCCTACGTGCGCGACGACCCCAACAGCGAACTCCCCTTTGAACTCACCTTTCGGGATACCACCCTGATCCACCCCCTCACCTACCGCTGGGACAAGGCCAAAAACTACTGCCGCACCAACGGCTTTTTAGTGGAAATGACCTACGTAGAGGAAATCGACGCCCTAGAAGACGCCGCTGCCCTGCAAAACGTGGAATGGCGCATGGCCTTCCCCACCCACACCGACCGTCAAACCCTGCGCACCATCGAGCCCGTGGGCCTGCCCTACGAAGAAGATCTGCAAAACGGCGAACGGGTGGCCAGCTTCAAGTTCCCCACCCTCGACCCCCACGAACGCCACATTTTTGGCTGGAGGGCGTTGGTAGAGGTCTACGGCATCAAGTACCAACTCACCCCCCGCCAAGTAGAAGCCGCCCCGCCCCTGCCCACGGAATTTGGCCCCCGCTACCTCATCGACGATGACGAACTGGCCATGGATAGCCCCCTGATCCAAGCCGCCGCCCGCGACAGCATTGGCCGCGAAACCAACCTCCTGCGCCAGGTGCTCAGCATCCGCAACTACGTCTACGACAAACTCTCCTACGCCGTCACCCCCGCCATCGACACCCCGGACGTGGTGCTCGAACGGGGGCGCGGCTCCTGCGGTGAATACGTGGGCCTGCTGCTGGCGCTGATGCGGCTGAACGGCATCGCCTGTCGCACCGTGGGCCGCTACAAATGCCCCGCCCAGGCCGACAAACCCGGCATTTATCTAGAACCCGACTTCAACCACGTTTGGATTGAGTTCTACATCCCCGGCACGGGCTGGCTACCGATGGAATCCAACCCCGACGACATCCAAGACGGTGGCCCCTACCCCACTCGCTTTTTCATGGGCCTGCCCTGGTGGCACGTGGAAATGGGCAAGGGCATCCCCTTCGAGAAGTTAATCCGTCCTGAAGGCAGCCCCGACACGAAGCTCGGCGATTTGGCCGTCAACCATATGCGGTTTCGCATCCTAGGCGAGCTGCAACCCTAG
- a CDS encoding LD-carboxypeptidase, whose product MTPIYPPPLQPGDRLAVMAPSGALRELDSFKQGLDLWRSWGFEIDVPAAVGQKWGYLAGRDDERRQAWMEVLTNPDYKAILCARGGYGGARVLEQWQWPNPLPPKWLVGFSDITSLLWGLAQQGIVGIHGPLMTTLAAEPDWSQQRLKDLLMGQPIPSIRGLGWGGGRVTGPLLPANLTVATHLLGTPHEPNLDGVILALEDVTEAPYRIDRMLTHWRMMGKFQGVKGIALGRFSRCEPPENVPSFTVEEVLRDRLGDLGIPIVAGLPFGHDGDNAALPVGAMAHLNGDQGTLAIL is encoded by the coding sequence GGAGATCGCCTAGCCGTGATGGCCCCCAGCGGTGCCCTGCGTGAGTTGGACTCCTTTAAACAAGGGCTAGACCTGTGGCGCAGTTGGGGCTTTGAAATTGACGTCCCTGCCGCCGTGGGCCAGAAGTGGGGCTATTTGGCCGGACGGGATGACGAGCGTCGCCAAGCCTGGATGGAGGTGCTCACCAATCCCGACTACAAGGCCATCCTCTGCGCTAGGGGTGGCTATGGCGGGGCCAGGGTGTTGGAACAATGGCAGTGGCCCAATCCATTGCCGCCGAAGTGGCTCGTGGGTTTTTCGGATATCACCAGCCTGCTGTGGGGGTTGGCACAACAGGGCATCGTCGGTATCCACGGGCCGCTGATGACCACCCTGGCCGCAGAGCCTGACTGGTCGCAGCAGCGCCTAAAGGACTTGCTCATGGGGCAACCCATCCCTTCCATTCGGGGGCTGGGCTGGGGCGGCGGTCGGGTGACGGGGCCACTCCTTCCGGCGAATTTAACCGTGGCCACCCACCTGCTGGGCACCCCCCACGAACCCAACCTAGACGGGGTGATTTTGGCCCTAGAAGATGTCACCGAAGCCCCCTACCGCATCGACCGCATGCTCACCCACTGGCGCATGATGGGCAAATTTCAGGGCGTGAAAGGCATTGCCCTAGGCCGCTTCAGCCGTTGCGAACCGCCCGAAAACGTCCCCAGCTTTACGGTAGAGGAGGTGCTGCGGGATCGCCTGGGGGATCTGGGGATTCCCATTGTTGCCGGATTGCCCTTTGGCCACGATGGCGACAACGCTGCCCTGCCCGTAGGGGCCATGGCCCACCTCAACGGCGATCAGGGTACCCTCGCCATCCTGTAG